A window from Gopherus evgoodei ecotype Sinaloan lineage chromosome 24, rGopEvg1_v1.p, whole genome shotgun sequence encodes these proteins:
- the LINGO4 gene encoding leucine-rich repeat and immunoglobulin-like domain-containing nogo receptor-interacting protein 4: protein MVAGPLLDSPFSWACWHPLFFLALEALLTGSSWSCPSNCHCSSQDRSVFCNRRRLTTVPGGIPPESELLDLSKNRIRTLHQGMFSRLQPLKELDLSENIISNIEPGAFNSLQKLMTLRLKSNQLKIVPPGIFTGLPNLTILDISKNKIVIFLDHSFKDLFNLRKLEAGDNHLVFISPQAFSGLLRLQQLTLEKCNLTGVPQLALSQLHHLIELRFKVLNISVLHNYSFRRLHRLNVLEIDRWPFLATLEPRSLLGLNLTSLSVTKCNLSAVPYQAFRHLVYLQYLDLSHNPISVIHGKRLSDLSRLQEFHLSGGRLATIATSAFQGLNYFRLLNVSGNALRTLEEGVFHSVGNLEILRLDRNPLACDCRLLWIIRRRRRLNFGGQQPACASPTTVKGKVFKDFSDVLLPNHFTCRKSKIPDKTPQQVSVEEGGKATLSCKSEGDPHPTVYWVSPHNIRLDSNHKGRMRVFADGTLEIDYALAQDSGTYHCVASNVAGNDTLLAHLRVSKPSTQLGNDSFLFFNSSEAFQPSLIDVGTLVGVLAMGILPFLSSVAVCFVFIFFWSKSKGKVKHHATFEFIPHYPHAAWNKPRSGGGSKFAMKLM from the coding sequence ATGGTGGCTGGGCCTCTCCTAGACTCCCCCTTCTCTTGGGCTTGTTGGCATCCCCTGTTCTTCCTCGCCCTGGAGGCCCTCCTGACAGGATCCAGCTGGAGCTGCCCTTCCAACTGCCACTGCtcctcccaggacaggtctgtctTCTGCAACCGCCGGCGCCTGACCACCGTGCCGGGCGGGATCCCCCCAGAGTCTGAGCTCCTGGACCTGAGCAAGAACCGCATCAGGACCTTGCACCAGGGCATGTTCTCCCGTCTGCAGCCCTTGAAGGAGCTGGACCTGAGCGAAAACATCATCTCCAACATTGAGCCCGGAGCCTTTAACAGCCTGCAGAAGCTGATGACCCTGAGGCTGAAGAGTAACCAGCTGAAAATTGTCCCGCCTGGAATCTTCACCGGCCTCCCTAACCTCACCATCCTTGACATTAGCAAGAACAAGATCGTCATCTTCCTGGACCACTCCTTCAAAGACTTGTTCAACCTTAGGAAGCTGGAGGCCGGGGACAACCACCTGGTCTTCATCTCGCCGCAAGCCTTCAGCGGGCTCCTCCGCCTGCAGCAGCTCACCCTGGAGAAATGCAACTTGACGGGCGTGCCCCAGCTTGCCCTCTCCCAGCTTCACCACCTGATTGAGCTCCGGTTCAAGGTGCTCAACATCAGTGTCCTCCACAACTACTCCTTCCGGAGGCTGCACCGTTTGAATGTGCTGGAGATTGACCGCTGGCCTTTCCTGGCCACGCTGGAGCCCCGCAGCCTCTTGGGACTGAACTTGACCTCCTTGTCTGTCACCAAGTGCAACCTCAGCGCCGTCCCTTACCAGGCGTTCAGGCATTTGGTTTATCTCCAGTACCTGGATCTCTCTCACAATCCCATCTCGGTGATCCATGGCAAGAGGCTGAGCGACCTTTCACGCCTTCAGGAATTCCACCTCTCTGGAGGCAGGCTGGCCACCATCGCCACCAGTGCCTTCCAAGGACTCAATTACTTCCGGCTGCTCAATGTCTCGGGTAATGCCCTGAGGACCTTGGAAGAAGGGGTCTTCCACTCGGTGGGGAACCTGGAGATCCTACGGTTAGACAGAAACCCCCTGGCCTGTGACTGCCGGCTCTTATGGATTATCCGAAGGCGACGCAGGCTTAACTTCGGAGGGCAGCAGCCCGCCTGCGCAAGCCCCACGACGGTCAAAGGGAAAGTCTTCAAGGATTTCTCTGATGTCCTCCTGCCCAATCACTTCACCTGCAGGAAGTCTAAGATCCCGGACAAGACGCCTCAGCAGGTGAGTGTGGAAGAGGGGGGCAAAGCAACCCTGAGCTGCAAGAGTGAAGGGGATCCACACCCAACTGTCTACTGGGTGTCACCTCATAACATCCGCCTGGACTCCAACCACAAGGGGCGGATGAGGGTCTTCGCAGATGGCACCTTGGAGATCGACTACGCCCTAGCCCAGGACAGTGGCACCTACCACTGCGTTGCCAGCAACGTAGCAGGGAACGACACTTTACTGGCGCACCTTCGCGTGAGCAAGCCCTCCACCCAGTTGGGCAATGACTCCTTCCTGTTCTTCAACAGCTCAGAGGCCTTCCAGCCGTCCCTCATCGACGTGGGCACGCTGGTGGGAGTCTTGGCCATGGGCATCCTGCCGTTCCTCAGCTCGGTCGCCGTCTGCTTCGTCTTCATCTTCTTCTGGAGCAAGAGCAAAGGAAAGGTCAAGCATCACGCCACCTTCGAGTTCATCCCTCACTATCCCCACGCGGCCTGGAACAAGCCGCGCAGCGGCGGCGGCAGCAAGTTTGCCATGAAACTCATGTGA
- the LOC115639587 gene encoding semaphorin-7A-like: MRSLYLFLLSAFCSAQKIPRLKFTLKDSPVLSFENGEKSTVLFHDAGSEQLYVGGRGALRILTYKESEVNQTQIPLLADEKAEKNCRSKPGAVQAECDNYIRVIQRLNSSSIIVCGTNAGSPKCWFLSNDTRLQQDKRGQALAISGESLAPASPSQPAAAIAVEGSLYSALSQDRSTIQRSYGPRKLLRTEDKWLAKAEFVTAALVPGKESHLDEIYFFYNEVNKTAGLDDEPVKARLGRVCKVDEGGKSLLVDFWTTFLQARLVCGSPTHPQRFNQLHDAVVLGEGRRGQGMLYGIFASAWGTTAVCAYSMDKVTRAFKTSKLKGYTNILPAHRPGTCVPYNSPNAPSKAVLSIIKDYPEIETVIYPEGQRPLYVLQTNDTYTKVVADRVLDASNTSRSVLYLGTDKGKIHKVLQTGGQTVIIAELSPFRRDAPISGMALDAFTGHLYVATEFEVARLPLADCGQYRETCWKCVLAKDPYCGWDPDGKKCSAISGESNDTASNFLQSLDPEAEDVCEGAAEQVAPEALKKVSVDPTSYIYLPCPLRSPPRIYTWVKDGSKQYPCAMDGHSCTLRFGENAPMDQGLFKCTATEDGYLEEITAYKLTLNAACIPPLSVTVAAGALFLVVTILLL; encoded by the exons ATGAGATCGCTATATTTATTCCTCCTGTCGGCGTTCTGTTCAGCCCAAAAGATACCAAGACTGAAGTTTACCCTTAAAG ACTCTCCTGTGCTGAGCTTCGAGAATGGGGAGAAGTCCACAGTCCTCTTCCATGATGCCGGATCTGAGCAGCTGTacgttgggggcaggggagcgctGCGCATCTTGACATATAAGGAGTCGGAGGTCAACCAGACCCAG ATTCCCCTGTTGGCCGACGAGAAGGCAGAGAAGAACTGCAGGAGCAAGCCTGGAGCAGTGCAG GCCGAGTGTGACAACTACATCCGGGTGATCCAGAGGCTAAACAGCAGCTCCATCATCGTCTGCGGCACCAACGCGGGTTCCCCCAAATGCTGGTTCCTG AGCAATGACACAAGGCTGCAGCAGGACAAACGGGGCCAAGCCCTTGCCATCAGTGGGGAGAGCCTCGCCCCGGCATCACCGTCTCAGCCGGCTGCAGCCATTGCCGTGG AGGGCAGCCTGTACTCGGCATTGTCCCAGGACAGAAGCACCATCCAGAGGAGCTATGGCCCAAGGAAGCTGCTGAGAACAGAAGACAAATGGCTCGCCA AGGCAGAGTTTGTCACTGCCGCCTTGGTGCCGGGAAAGGAGTCCCACCTGGATGAAATCTACTTCTTCTACAATGAAGTCAACAAGACAGCGGGGCTGGATGACGAGCCGGTCAAAGCCCGGCTGGGCCGCGTGTGTAAG GTGGATGAAGGCGGGAAGAGCCTCCTGGTCGATTTCTGGACCACGTTCCTCCAGGCCAGGCTGGTGTGCGGCAGCCCCACCCATCCCCAGCGTTTCAACCAGCTGCACGATGCCGTGGttctgggtgaggggaggaggggccaAGGGATGCTGTACGGGATCTTCGCCAGCGCCTG GGGCACGACCGCCGTTTGCGCCTACTCCATGGACAAGGTGACCCGTGCCTtcaaaacctccaagcttaaagGCTACACCAACATCCTGCCAGCACACCGACCTGGCACG TGTGTCCCCTACAATTCCCCTAATGCCCCCTCCAAAGCCGTCCTCAGCATCATCAAAGATTACCCCGAGATTGAGACCGTCATCTACCCCGAGGGGCAGCGCCCCCTGTATGTGCTGCAGACTAATGACACCTACACCAAGGTGGTGGCTGACAGGGTCCTGGACGCCAGCAACACTTCTCGCTCTGTCCTCTACCTTGGGACGG ATAAAGGGAAGATCCACAAAGTCCTGCAGACTGGAGGGCAGACGGTCATCATCGCAGAGCTGAGCCCTTTCCGGAGAGACGCGCCCATCTCTGGGATGGCCCTGGATGCCTTCACA GGGCACCTCTATGTAGCTACCGAGTTCGAGGTGGCGCGCCTGCCACTGGCAGACTGCGGGCAGTACAGGGAGACCTGCTGGAAGTGTGTCCTCGCCAAGGACCCGTACTGCGGATGGGATCCAGACGGCAAAAAATGCTCGGCCATCTCCGGAGAGTCAAATGACACTGCCAG CAACTTCCTGCAGAGCCTGGACCCAGAGGCTGAGGATGTGTGTGAAGGTGCAGCAG AACAAGTAGCGCCGGAAGCCCTGAAAAAGGTGAGCGTGGACCCGACCAGCTACATCTACCTCCCGTGTCCTCTGCGCTCCCCACCACGCATCTACACCTGGGTCAAAGATGGCAGCAAGCAGTACCCCTGTGCCATGGACGGGCACTCCTGCACGCTGCGCTTTGGGGAGAACGCCCCCATGGACCAGGGGCTGTTCAAATGCACAGCCACAGAGGATGGCTACCTAGAGGAGATTACTGCCTATAAACTCACGCTCAACGCTGCCTGCATCCCACCGCTCTCTGTGACAGTGGCCGCTGGCGCTTTATTCCTTGTCGTCACCATCCTCTTGCTTTAG